Proteins co-encoded in one Tachysurus fulvidraco isolate hzauxx_2018 chromosome 17, HZAU_PFXX_2.0, whole genome shotgun sequence genomic window:
- the hdx gene encoding highly divergent homeobox isoform X2, producing the protein MEAWQEKRGVHTMNLRSVFTAEQQRILERYYESGMTNQSKSCFQLILQCAQETKLDFSVVRTWVGNKRRKLASKADKNGVVCLSNHAIVSAGGTLGPVLTSDMAAVCSVQHGPSTVHLLSPQTTCPSSSSSTYCSSSSSSSSSPPSSNGSKNKNDVIVTGAYSLPRIVDHLGSSSQSRTAAKVVQLNPNTESSLHSQPILHPDVVSLQHKSHHIPSSSTFLFSQMKSMPRDLASVVPSWVKQCGAQQHHQWPPTSHLQTVTNLHQTAPVGTTESGVRIQQVFTIAGLAEASQRPSNEKNQDCGIRSTFVPDSSETFSIAMETGDVDDEYLREEELANMGAQMQLSKSGSSNVNGEENSRLSSEEPSTIKSRALYTVTSKNLLEVAHSSPSSVHFGEKGCQTNTALLLDSGSSSRYPLRHFAESSPSRIPSLKVSIMSSPWLLSSSRKRTLQDRTQFSDEDLYTLKRYWDNGMTSLGSVCREKIAAAATELSVDSEIIKTWIGNRRRKYRLMGIDIPPPKGGPATFPKVASTDLQSPLTPEGDKPKSVEPPQDSEQNDGPSDSYLRENDERTDGLNKSGVTENVKIEIIGEGDDDDEDDSDVIASDMEHMHNLLEYKHEEVQYLESELERQKQKYHELRTFTKSLLSALKSSNTETQHELLANLPHQVEEDFALSPERNSESSIEMITNQKDSSVSEGEGDAEPMRQ; encoded by the exons ATGGAAGCATGGCAGGAGAAGCGGGGTGTGCatact atgaaTCTGCGGTCTGTGTTCACTGCTGAGCAACAGCGTATCCTTGAGCGTTACTATGAAAGTGGGATGACCAATCAAAGCAAAAGCTGCTTCCAGCTCATTCTTCAGTGTGCTCAAGAGACCAAGCTTGACTTCAGTGTTGTCCGG acatggGTAGGCAACAAAAGACGAAAGCTGGCTTCCAAAGCTGATAAgaatggtgtggtgtgtttgtctAACCACGCCATTGTCAGTGCTGGAGGAACTCTAGGCCCGGTATTAACGAGTGACATGGCGGCTGTTTGTAGTGTTCAGCATGGGCCCTCTACGGTTCACCTTCTTTCTCCCCAAACCACCTGcccttcatcttcctcctctacttactgttcctcctcctcttcctcctcctcctctcctccatcCTCTAATGgatccaaaaacaaaaatgatgttATAGTGACTGGTGCTTACTCTCTTCCACGCATTGTCGATCACTTAGGGTCTTCATCCCAGAGCAGGACAGCTGCAAAAGTAGTACAACTAAATCCTAATACTGAATCGAGTCTGCATTCTCAGCCTATCTTGCACCCAGATGTGGTGTCCCTCCAACACAAATCTCATCATATCCCCAGCTCCAGTACCTTCTTGTTTAGTCAGATGAAAAGTATGCCTCGAGACCTAGCATCAGTTGTCCCCAGCTGGGTTAAGCAATGTGGCGCTCAACAGCACCATCAGTGGCCCCCAACTTCACACTTACAAACAGTGACAAACCTACACCAAACTGCCCCAGTAGGTACTACAGAAAGTGGGGTCAGAATCCAGCAGGTGTTCACCATTGCTGGGTTAGCAGAGGCCTCACAACGACCTTCAAATGAAAAGAATCAAGATTGCGGGATAAGAAGTACATTTGTGCCTGATTCATCAGAAACGTTTTCAATTGCAATGGAAACAGGGGATGTAGATGATGAATATTTAAGGGAAGAAGAGTTGGCAAACATGGGTGCCCAGATGCAGCTGAGCAAGTCAGGAAGTAGCAATGTTAATGGAGAGGAAAACAGTAGGCTCTCATCAGAAGAGCCTTCAACAATTAAAAGCCGGGCTTTGTATACTGTGACGTCAAAGAACCTACTGGAGGTGGCACATAGTTCACCTAGTTCTGTGCATTTTGGAGAAAAAGGGTGCCAAACCAACACTGCTTTGCTGCTTGATTCAGGCTCCAGTAGCAGATATCCATTAAGACACTTTGCAGAGTCCTCTCCATCAAGAATACCCAGTCTCAAG GTAAGTATCATGTCATCTCCCTGGCTTCTTAGCAGCTCTCGTAAAAGAACG CTCCAGGATAGGACTCAGTTTAGTGACGAAGATCTGTACACGCTAAAGAGGTACTGGGACAACGGCATGACCAGTCTGGGCTCTGTGTGCAGAGAGAAGATTGCAGCAGCTGCCACTGAGCTCAGCGTGGACAGTGAAATTATCAAG ACATGGATTGGTAACCGCAGAAGGAAGTATCGACTGATGGGTATTGATATTCCACCTCCCAAAGGTGGGCCAGCGACCTTTCCTAAAGTAGCAAGTACAGATCTACAATCACCTTTGACCCCTGAGGGAGACAAGCCTAAGTCTGTTGAGCCACCACAGGACAGCGAGCAGAATG ATGGACCAAGTGACTCTTATCTGAGGGAAAATGATGAAAGGACTGATGGACTGAATAAATCTGGTGTCACTGAGAATGTG AAAATTGAAATAATTggtgaaggtgatgatgatgatgaagatgacagTGATGTGATTGCCAGTGACATGGAACACATGCATAATCTTTTAGAGTACAAA CATGAGGAAGTCCAGTATCTTGAGAGTGAGCTAGAGAGGCAAAAACAGAAGTACCATGAGCTGAGGACCTTTACTAAAAGCCTACTTTCAGCACTGAAGAGCAGCAACACAGAAACGCAGCAT GAGCTTTTAGCCAACCTACCTCACCAAGTGGAAGAAGATTTTGCATTGAGTCCAGAAAGGAATTCTGAGTCTAGCATTGAGATGATCACCAATCAGAAGGATTCCTCTGTATcagagggggagggagatgcTGAGCCCATGAGACAGTAG
- the hdx gene encoding highly divergent homeobox isoform X1, which produces MEAWQEKRGVHTMNLRSVFTAEQQRILERYYESGMTNQSKSCFQLILQCAQETKLDFSVVRTWVGNKRRKLASKADKNGVVCLSNHAIVSAGGTLGPVLTSDMAAVCSVQHGPSTVHLLSPQTTCPSSSSSTYCSSSSSSSSSPPSSNGSKNKNDVIVTGAYSLPRIVDHLGSSSQSRTAAKVVQLNPNTESSLHSQPILHPDVVSLQHKSHHIPSSSTFLFSQMKSMPRDLASVVPSWVKQCGAQQHHQWPPTSHLQTVTNLHQTAPVGTTESGVRIQQVFTIAGLAEASQRPSNEKNQDCGIRSTFVPDSSETFSIAMETGDVDDEYLREEELANMGAQMQLSKSGSSNVNGEENSRLSSEEPSTIKSRALYTVTSKNLLEVAHSSPSSVHFGEKGCQTNTALLLDSGSSSRYPLRHFAESSPSRIPSLKVSIMSSPWLLSSSRKRTLQDRTQFSDEDLYTLKRYWDNGMTSLGSVCREKIAAAATELSVDSEIIKTWIGNRRRKYRLMGIDIPPPKGGPATFPKVASTDLQSPLTPEGDKPKSVEPPQDSEQNGAVSLSLSKYGPSDSYLRENDERTDGLNKSGVTENVKIEIIGEGDDDDEDDSDVIASDMEHMHNLLEYKHEEVQYLESELERQKQKYHELRTFTKSLLSALKSSNTETQHELLANLPHQVEEDFALSPERNSESSIEMITNQKDSSVSEGEGDAEPMRQ; this is translated from the exons ATGGAAGCATGGCAGGAGAAGCGGGGTGTGCatact atgaaTCTGCGGTCTGTGTTCACTGCTGAGCAACAGCGTATCCTTGAGCGTTACTATGAAAGTGGGATGACCAATCAAAGCAAAAGCTGCTTCCAGCTCATTCTTCAGTGTGCTCAAGAGACCAAGCTTGACTTCAGTGTTGTCCGG acatggGTAGGCAACAAAAGACGAAAGCTGGCTTCCAAAGCTGATAAgaatggtgtggtgtgtttgtctAACCACGCCATTGTCAGTGCTGGAGGAACTCTAGGCCCGGTATTAACGAGTGACATGGCGGCTGTTTGTAGTGTTCAGCATGGGCCCTCTACGGTTCACCTTCTTTCTCCCCAAACCACCTGcccttcatcttcctcctctacttactgttcctcctcctcttcctcctcctcctctcctccatcCTCTAATGgatccaaaaacaaaaatgatgttATAGTGACTGGTGCTTACTCTCTTCCACGCATTGTCGATCACTTAGGGTCTTCATCCCAGAGCAGGACAGCTGCAAAAGTAGTACAACTAAATCCTAATACTGAATCGAGTCTGCATTCTCAGCCTATCTTGCACCCAGATGTGGTGTCCCTCCAACACAAATCTCATCATATCCCCAGCTCCAGTACCTTCTTGTTTAGTCAGATGAAAAGTATGCCTCGAGACCTAGCATCAGTTGTCCCCAGCTGGGTTAAGCAATGTGGCGCTCAACAGCACCATCAGTGGCCCCCAACTTCACACTTACAAACAGTGACAAACCTACACCAAACTGCCCCAGTAGGTACTACAGAAAGTGGGGTCAGAATCCAGCAGGTGTTCACCATTGCTGGGTTAGCAGAGGCCTCACAACGACCTTCAAATGAAAAGAATCAAGATTGCGGGATAAGAAGTACATTTGTGCCTGATTCATCAGAAACGTTTTCAATTGCAATGGAAACAGGGGATGTAGATGATGAATATTTAAGGGAAGAAGAGTTGGCAAACATGGGTGCCCAGATGCAGCTGAGCAAGTCAGGAAGTAGCAATGTTAATGGAGAGGAAAACAGTAGGCTCTCATCAGAAGAGCCTTCAACAATTAAAAGCCGGGCTTTGTATACTGTGACGTCAAAGAACCTACTGGAGGTGGCACATAGTTCACCTAGTTCTGTGCATTTTGGAGAAAAAGGGTGCCAAACCAACACTGCTTTGCTGCTTGATTCAGGCTCCAGTAGCAGATATCCATTAAGACACTTTGCAGAGTCCTCTCCATCAAGAATACCCAGTCTCAAG GTAAGTATCATGTCATCTCCCTGGCTTCTTAGCAGCTCTCGTAAAAGAACG CTCCAGGATAGGACTCAGTTTAGTGACGAAGATCTGTACACGCTAAAGAGGTACTGGGACAACGGCATGACCAGTCTGGGCTCTGTGTGCAGAGAGAAGATTGCAGCAGCTGCCACTGAGCTCAGCGTGGACAGTGAAATTATCAAG ACATGGATTGGTAACCGCAGAAGGAAGTATCGACTGATGGGTATTGATATTCCACCTCCCAAAGGTGGGCCAGCGACCTTTCCTAAAGTAGCAAGTACAGATCTACAATCACCTTTGACCCCTGAGGGAGACAAGCCTAAGTCTGTTGAGCCACCACAGGACAGCGAGCAGAATGGTGCAGTGTCACTTAGTTTATCTAAAT ATGGACCAAGTGACTCTTATCTGAGGGAAAATGATGAAAGGACTGATGGACTGAATAAATCTGGTGTCACTGAGAATGTG AAAATTGAAATAATTggtgaaggtgatgatgatgatgaagatgacagTGATGTGATTGCCAGTGACATGGAACACATGCATAATCTTTTAGAGTACAAA CATGAGGAAGTCCAGTATCTTGAGAGTGAGCTAGAGAGGCAAAAACAGAAGTACCATGAGCTGAGGACCTTTACTAAAAGCCTACTTTCAGCACTGAAGAGCAGCAACACAGAAACGCAGCAT GAGCTTTTAGCCAACCTACCTCACCAAGTGGAAGAAGATTTTGCATTGAGTCCAGAAAGGAATTCTGAGTCTAGCATTGAGATGATCACCAATCAGAAGGATTCCTCTGTATcagagggggagggagatgcTGAGCCCATGAGACAGTAG
- the hdx gene encoding highly divergent homeobox isoform X3, whose amino-acid sequence MEAWQEKRGVHTMNLRSVFTAEQQRILERYYESGMTNQSKSCFQLILQCAQETKLDFSVVRTWVGNKRRKLASKADKNGVVCLSNHAIVSAGGTLGPVLTSDMAAVCSVQHGPSTVHLLSPQTTCPSSSSSTYCSSSSSSSSSPPSSNGSKNKNDVIVTGAYSLPRIVDHLGSSSQSRTAAKVVQLNPNTESSLHSQPILHPDVVSLQHKSHHIPSSSTFLFSQMKSMPRDLASVVPSWVKQCGAQQHHQWPPTSHLQTVTNLHQTAPVGTTESGVRIQQVFTIAGLAEASQRPSNEKNQDCGIRSTFVPDSSETFSIAMETGDVDDEYLREEELANMGAQMQLSKSGSSNVNGEENSRLSSEEPSTIKSRALYTVTSKNLLEVAHSSPSSVHFGEKGCQTNTALLLDSGSSSRYPLRHFAESSPSRIPSLKLQDRTQFSDEDLYTLKRYWDNGMTSLGSVCREKIAAAATELSVDSEIIKTWIGNRRRKYRLMGIDIPPPKGGPATFPKVASTDLQSPLTPEGDKPKSVEPPQDSEQNGAVSLSLSKYGPSDSYLRENDERTDGLNKSGVTENVKIEIIGEGDDDDEDDSDVIASDMEHMHNLLEYKHEEVQYLESELERQKQKYHELRTFTKSLLSALKSSNTETQHELLANLPHQVEEDFALSPERNSESSIEMITNQKDSSVSEGEGDAEPMRQ is encoded by the exons ATGGAAGCATGGCAGGAGAAGCGGGGTGTGCatact atgaaTCTGCGGTCTGTGTTCACTGCTGAGCAACAGCGTATCCTTGAGCGTTACTATGAAAGTGGGATGACCAATCAAAGCAAAAGCTGCTTCCAGCTCATTCTTCAGTGTGCTCAAGAGACCAAGCTTGACTTCAGTGTTGTCCGG acatggGTAGGCAACAAAAGACGAAAGCTGGCTTCCAAAGCTGATAAgaatggtgtggtgtgtttgtctAACCACGCCATTGTCAGTGCTGGAGGAACTCTAGGCCCGGTATTAACGAGTGACATGGCGGCTGTTTGTAGTGTTCAGCATGGGCCCTCTACGGTTCACCTTCTTTCTCCCCAAACCACCTGcccttcatcttcctcctctacttactgttcctcctcctcttcctcctcctcctctcctccatcCTCTAATGgatccaaaaacaaaaatgatgttATAGTGACTGGTGCTTACTCTCTTCCACGCATTGTCGATCACTTAGGGTCTTCATCCCAGAGCAGGACAGCTGCAAAAGTAGTACAACTAAATCCTAATACTGAATCGAGTCTGCATTCTCAGCCTATCTTGCACCCAGATGTGGTGTCCCTCCAACACAAATCTCATCATATCCCCAGCTCCAGTACCTTCTTGTTTAGTCAGATGAAAAGTATGCCTCGAGACCTAGCATCAGTTGTCCCCAGCTGGGTTAAGCAATGTGGCGCTCAACAGCACCATCAGTGGCCCCCAACTTCACACTTACAAACAGTGACAAACCTACACCAAACTGCCCCAGTAGGTACTACAGAAAGTGGGGTCAGAATCCAGCAGGTGTTCACCATTGCTGGGTTAGCAGAGGCCTCACAACGACCTTCAAATGAAAAGAATCAAGATTGCGGGATAAGAAGTACATTTGTGCCTGATTCATCAGAAACGTTTTCAATTGCAATGGAAACAGGGGATGTAGATGATGAATATTTAAGGGAAGAAGAGTTGGCAAACATGGGTGCCCAGATGCAGCTGAGCAAGTCAGGAAGTAGCAATGTTAATGGAGAGGAAAACAGTAGGCTCTCATCAGAAGAGCCTTCAACAATTAAAAGCCGGGCTTTGTATACTGTGACGTCAAAGAACCTACTGGAGGTGGCACATAGTTCACCTAGTTCTGTGCATTTTGGAGAAAAAGGGTGCCAAACCAACACTGCTTTGCTGCTTGATTCAGGCTCCAGTAGCAGATATCCATTAAGACACTTTGCAGAGTCCTCTCCATCAAGAATACCCAGTCTCAAG CTCCAGGATAGGACTCAGTTTAGTGACGAAGATCTGTACACGCTAAAGAGGTACTGGGACAACGGCATGACCAGTCTGGGCTCTGTGTGCAGAGAGAAGATTGCAGCAGCTGCCACTGAGCTCAGCGTGGACAGTGAAATTATCAAG ACATGGATTGGTAACCGCAGAAGGAAGTATCGACTGATGGGTATTGATATTCCACCTCCCAAAGGTGGGCCAGCGACCTTTCCTAAAGTAGCAAGTACAGATCTACAATCACCTTTGACCCCTGAGGGAGACAAGCCTAAGTCTGTTGAGCCACCACAGGACAGCGAGCAGAATGGTGCAGTGTCACTTAGTTTATCTAAAT ATGGACCAAGTGACTCTTATCTGAGGGAAAATGATGAAAGGACTGATGGACTGAATAAATCTGGTGTCACTGAGAATGTG AAAATTGAAATAATTggtgaaggtgatgatgatgatgaagatgacagTGATGTGATTGCCAGTGACATGGAACACATGCATAATCTTTTAGAGTACAAA CATGAGGAAGTCCAGTATCTTGAGAGTGAGCTAGAGAGGCAAAAACAGAAGTACCATGAGCTGAGGACCTTTACTAAAAGCCTACTTTCAGCACTGAAGAGCAGCAACACAGAAACGCAGCAT GAGCTTTTAGCCAACCTACCTCACCAAGTGGAAGAAGATTTTGCATTGAGTCCAGAAAGGAATTCTGAGTCTAGCATTGAGATGATCACCAATCAGAAGGATTCCTCTGTATcagagggggagggagatgcTGAGCCCATGAGACAGTAG